From a region of the Daphnia magna isolate NIES linkage group LG1, ASM2063170v1.1, whole genome shotgun sequence genome:
- the LOC116933253 gene encoding arf-GAP domain and FG repeat-containing protein 1 isoform X2, with the protein MSNNTKKKQEEKHLKILRDFLSLSPNKTCFDCNQRGPTYVNTTIGSFVCISCSGKLRGLTPPHRVKSISMASFTPEEIEFLKSRGNEYCRLVWMAHYNTAELSSETKDDQKFKDHLMAKYEKKRWYADPSTLADRLPVAKLNGMNGETSQPTTTTHSSVTSSPVARPVVSAITSVPLSSVPISKTSDLLADLDFFIPATGSASSAFSSPRKNLSSLPQSISQPSFANFQNADFFFSETSPQKTIAVPAVTHQVQTGAVNGITSPPKVGALNVNVAPAEDRYSALKDLDAMFTTQATPAVSEPTVLAASPNWNPSWNAGTAQAAAPPTHCEPVFSNNAVEAPGAWSSSFTSSTSNPNNPFLAVASVPTQPGTQPVHYGMPALPWANFSSSPLSSSTNVTSGTNIFPAPTATAGANSHFGFGFGGHPNPMVGVATTLSTSQSLDLSPKMWGTTTGMNPFMDTASFTQGRSHNPFL; encoded by the exons acaatacaaagaaaaaacaagaggaAAAACATCTCAAGATCTTGAGGGATTTCTTGTCCCTCTCTCCCAACAAAACATGTTTTGATTGTAACCAAAGAGGCCCTACCTATGTTAACACTACTATTGGTTCATTTGTTTGTATATCATGCTCAGGAAAGCT GAGAGGCTTAACTCCGCCTCATCGTGTCAAATCGATTTCGATGGCGTCTTTCACACCAGAGGAAATAGAATTCCTCAAGAGTCGTGGCAACGAA taTTGTAGACTTGTTTGGATGGCGCATTATAATACGGCAGAGCTTTCATCTGAGACCAAAGACGACCAAAAATTCAAAGATCATTTAATGGCCaaatacgaaaagaaaag ATGGTATGCCGATCCTAGCACACTCGCCGACAGATTACCAGTAGCAAAACTGAATGGAATGAATGGCGAAACGTCTCAACCTACTACTACTACTCATTCTTCTGTCACATCTTCTCCAGTGGCACGTCCTGTAGTTTCTGCGATTACATCGGTTCCATTGTCGTCAGTCCCAATATCGAAAACTTCAGATTTGCTTGCCGATTTAGATTTCTTTATTCCGGCAACTGGCTCTGCAAGTTCGGCTTTCTCCTCGCCTCGGAAAAATCTTTCATCTCTTCCTCAGTCCATCAGTCAGCCATCATTTGCCAATTTCCAGAATgccgatttctttttctcgg AAACTTCGCCACAGAAAACGATTGCTGTGCCGGCTGTTACGCATCAGGTCCAAACCGGAGCGGTCAATGGCATAACGAGTCCACCGAAAGTTGGGGCATTGAACGTCAACGTAGCTCCTGCAGAGGACCGCTATTCTGCCTTAAAAGACCTCGACGCTATGTTCACGACACAAGCAACGCCAGCAGTAAGCGAACCAACCGTTTTGGCGGCCTCGCCTAATTGGAATCCTTCTTGGAATGCCGGAACCGCTCAAGCCGCCGCTCCGCCTACCCATTGCGAGCCTGTGTTTTCCAACAATGCGGTGGAAGCGCCTGGTGCGTGGTCTTCTTCTTTCACGTCTTCAACCAGCAACCCGAATAACCCTTTTCTCG CCGTCGCGTCGGTGCCTACTCAACCAGGTACACAACCCGTCCATTACGGCATGCCAGCACTTCCGTGGGCCAATTTTTCTTCATCGCCTCTGTCGAGCTCGACGAACGTGACCTCCGGGACGAACATCTTTCCAGCTCCTACGGCCACCGCCGGTGCCAACAGTCACTTTGGTTTCGGTTTCGGTGGTCATCCGAATCCTATGGTGGGCGTTGCAACGACTCTCTCCACTAGCCAGTCATTGGATTTGTCACCCAAGATGTGGGGAACAACGACAGGAATGAACCCTTTCATG GACACGGCCAGTTTTACGCAGGGACGGTCCCACAACCCGTTTTTATAG
- the LOC116933253 gene encoding arf-GAP domain and FG repeat-containing protein 1 isoform X1, producing MWIYSPVSQMDDSIRVPRKKQERPSQMSNNTKKKQEEKHLKILRDFLSLSPNKTCFDCNQRGPTYVNTTIGSFVCISCSGKLRGLTPPHRVKSISMASFTPEEIEFLKSRGNEYCRLVWMAHYNTAELSSETKDDQKFKDHLMAKYEKKRWYADPSTLADRLPVAKLNGMNGETSQPTTTTHSSVTSSPVARPVVSAITSVPLSSVPISKTSDLLADLDFFIPATGSASSAFSSPRKNLSSLPQSISQPSFANFQNADFFFSETSPQKTIAVPAVTHQVQTGAVNGITSPPKVGALNVNVAPAEDRYSALKDLDAMFTTQATPAVSEPTVLAASPNWNPSWNAGTAQAAAPPTHCEPVFSNNAVEAPGAWSSSFTSSTSNPNNPFLAVASVPTQPGTQPVHYGMPALPWANFSSSPLSSSTNVTSGTNIFPAPTATAGANSHFGFGFGGHPNPMVGVATTLSTSQSLDLSPKMWGTTTGMNPFMDTASFTQGRSHNPFL from the exons acaatacaaagaaaaaacaagaggaAAAACATCTCAAGATCTTGAGGGATTTCTTGTCCCTCTCTCCCAACAAAACATGTTTTGATTGTAACCAAAGAGGCCCTACCTATGTTAACACTACTATTGGTTCATTTGTTTGTATATCATGCTCAGGAAAGCT GAGAGGCTTAACTCCGCCTCATCGTGTCAAATCGATTTCGATGGCGTCTTTCACACCAGAGGAAATAGAATTCCTCAAGAGTCGTGGCAACGAA taTTGTAGACTTGTTTGGATGGCGCATTATAATACGGCAGAGCTTTCATCTGAGACCAAAGACGACCAAAAATTCAAAGATCATTTAATGGCCaaatacgaaaagaaaag ATGGTATGCCGATCCTAGCACACTCGCCGACAGATTACCAGTAGCAAAACTGAATGGAATGAATGGCGAAACGTCTCAACCTACTACTACTACTCATTCTTCTGTCACATCTTCTCCAGTGGCACGTCCTGTAGTTTCTGCGATTACATCGGTTCCATTGTCGTCAGTCCCAATATCGAAAACTTCAGATTTGCTTGCCGATTTAGATTTCTTTATTCCGGCAACTGGCTCTGCAAGTTCGGCTTTCTCCTCGCCTCGGAAAAATCTTTCATCTCTTCCTCAGTCCATCAGTCAGCCATCATTTGCCAATTTCCAGAATgccgatttctttttctcgg AAACTTCGCCACAGAAAACGATTGCTGTGCCGGCTGTTACGCATCAGGTCCAAACCGGAGCGGTCAATGGCATAACGAGTCCACCGAAAGTTGGGGCATTGAACGTCAACGTAGCTCCTGCAGAGGACCGCTATTCTGCCTTAAAAGACCTCGACGCTATGTTCACGACACAAGCAACGCCAGCAGTAAGCGAACCAACCGTTTTGGCGGCCTCGCCTAATTGGAATCCTTCTTGGAATGCCGGAACCGCTCAAGCCGCCGCTCCGCCTACCCATTGCGAGCCTGTGTTTTCCAACAATGCGGTGGAAGCGCCTGGTGCGTGGTCTTCTTCTTTCACGTCTTCAACCAGCAACCCGAATAACCCTTTTCTCG CCGTCGCGTCGGTGCCTACTCAACCAGGTACACAACCCGTCCATTACGGCATGCCAGCACTTCCGTGGGCCAATTTTTCTTCATCGCCTCTGTCGAGCTCGACGAACGTGACCTCCGGGACGAACATCTTTCCAGCTCCTACGGCCACCGCCGGTGCCAACAGTCACTTTGGTTTCGGTTTCGGTGGTCATCCGAATCCTATGGTGGGCGTTGCAACGACTCTCTCCACTAGCCAGTCATTGGATTTGTCACCCAAGATGTGGGGAACAACGACAGGAATGAACCCTTTCATG GACACGGCCAGTTTTACGCAGGGACGGTCCCACAACCCGTTTTTATAG